Genomic DNA from Equus quagga isolate Etosha38 chromosome 10, UCLA_HA_Equagga_1.0, whole genome shotgun sequence:
acacattcccTCCATCACATCCACATCCACTGACAGACACCCCACACCACACCGCATGTTCCAGTCACCTGCCACCTGTGTGTCCCGTCGTGGTGAGTCACTGGTAGGCATTGAGTGCAAACAAGGCATGAGATGGAAGTTCCTGGAGACCCAGCTCCAGTTCCagttctggggggggggggggggggtgaacaaagaggcagaggaaggtaGAAGAGAGCATGTGTCCCAGTCCACTTACGTTCTGTCCCAGGAAATGGTATCTAATCCGgcatttcaatatttaatttagGAGGGGGGAGGACATACTTTCCAGGACTCTGGGTGATAACTACCCTGGTCTTCTTTCGAAACATAGGAGCGATTTTCGGAGGTTCTGGAACTGGAGTTTCTTCGGTTTCCTCATTATCTTCATGATGGAGGTCATAGGAAATATTTCCGTATTCTCTCAAAAACGGGAATATTTCAAGCAGAAACTGACAGAAATCCTTGCGAATACCAAACCaccctgaaaaagaagaatgtacTTATTAAACACTAGCCTCCACTGAATTTCatgttacttttctttcctgagtAAGTTTTACTTGAACAATGTAATGCTTTACCCTGATGTCTCAGGAATGGAGACTGAGCAAGGCCTAAATACCCACTAAGGGCAGGAAGTAAGACCTGTGGCTCTGTGGTTCTCCAAGTGGGGTTCCCAGACTGGCAGCGACCAGTTTGTATCCCTGGGGCCTTGTTAGGGATGCAATCTCGGCCCTGGCCCAGACCTCCGTGAATCAGCAActgtgggtggggtgggcagtCCGCCTGCACACAGGCCCTCCCAGGGATTCTCATGGGTGCTCCAGTTTGAGAACTATTGCTGTGTGAGTCTCAAATACCTGCAATGTCTGCACTATGTCAACATCCTCTAATCTTCCCCACTTGGGATAAACTCATGTACGACAAAGAATCTCATCCAAGAAAAGGATTTCTGTCATCCTCTGGAATCCAGGGGGATGGCAGACAGATGTTGGTCCAGGCCAGGAGGCAGCCTGAGTTTCTGGGGCCTCCTCAAAGCTACTTCTCCAAGGCCGACTCTTCCTCTCTGTGTACCATGGGACCGCCAGCTCAGTGCTGGCTCTCTGGGGGCACAGACCCCCCATCCCGTAGAGTTCCAAGGGCATGCTCTGGGGCTATATGCAAAGGAGCTCATAGGCTAGTGCGGAAGGGACCCTTGTCAAAGATCGCTTCAAAACTGGGTATATAACAGCATgcaggtggggaggaagagagagcaagcaGGGTGCCACTGATAACACTTGGTGACATCAGGAATGACACTGggtagagagaggaggaaacagaaccTAGGAGGACTGCCAGGGTTTGGGAGGTGATGTGGATTTTCATCTAATCCTCAGGAGCTCTCAGGAAAGTGGATCCccatggggctcagagaggctacCTGCCATGGTCAGTCCCACCTCAAATCACACAGTGCACCACTAGGGAGGCTGTGGTACAGGGCAGGGGAAGCAAGGTTGACAGCATGCCCTTCCTTTGGAAGATTCCAGACCTTCCTCAGCTTTAGCTTTCCAATGCAAACTCCTCAATTGTGGCCCTCTGGCTCATCCTTTCACAGAGTGAGgccacatgcacacacgcacacagacaagcacaaatacacacacacacacacacacacacacacagaccaagGGCTTCTGAAATGCTGAGTACATACAGTGGTTCCCTCCCTTCTGTCCGAATGTGGTTGCCATCAGAGTGATCAAAGAAAGCCAAAGAGGGACAAATATTGGAATACAAGAGAATGCGTTGTGGCCATCCAGTTTGTGAACCAGCAGgatctaaaggaaaagaaacagtcaGAGGTTCTGCTGATGCAGCACCTGAAAACAAACAATGTCTGAAGCCAGACCACCCCTCCCTCGTCAGGTCTCATAAGGGGGCAAGTCAGCTCCACAGGACACTACAGAAACCCTCTGTTCTAGGGAAAGGAGGGGACAAGCTTTGACATCCTCCCTCAGGACTAAACAAAATCTGTCCACCTGGAAATTTTCAGTGCCAGGACTGTACGGGGAACTCCTCCTGGTGTTCGCCTGGAGGGGTCAATGGGGCCTCTTCTGTAATTCTCCACagaagtaaaatatgaaaatacaacatCCAACTTTCTCTTTCTAGAAGCAGAAAACCTGATACATACAGATGGCTAGAAAGGTGCACTTCCCCCTGCCAGCCCCCGGCCCCCCAAAGGAAAGGATGTTCTaattttcctctcattctctctcggCACACTCTCCAAGAGCTGGCATACAGTGACTTCCTGGGAGAGTGGGCTGCCGGTATAGGGTGCTGTCACACGGCAGCAGGGTTTGAAGAGTTCTGCTGTCGAAAACTTACCTCAAAAGTAAGGAGAGGCACAACAATGGTCATCCAGCTCAGTGCCATTGTTATGTGTGTCCTTCGCTGTTCTGCAATCACATCCATGGAGCGCAGGAACAGGACGGACCACACAATGTAATAGAGGACCACCAGGCACAGAAAGGACATGAGAATCCACAGGGGGACACACACGACCTGAGGGcaggagcagagaagaaatgtCTCTCTAGTTTGCACCCCAGCATCTGAGGTAGGCATAGCCAACCCCTTGCTGATCTCTGTGAGTAAGACAGCACAAATGAGGACTGCTGTGAGGGCAGCATGGGGAAGAGTACACAGTGCGTTTACCAGGGGACCTGCTGCCAGGCCAGGAAGTGCCCTGGCATGGGTCACTCTTGGGGTGACAAGCCTGGCAACTGCTCTTCACTCAGGTATGATCTTACTCAGCCCACGCTGGCTCTGCCAGCATCACATCACCAGCCCTGGAGGGAAACAGGGCAGTGCTGCCACCTCAGGCACACTTGCCCCACCTCATCCTGACATACCCTCTTCACAGGCCATTTCAACATCTTGCCAGAGGAACTTTGGCCAAAGACTTTGGGGAGTGTGCCCCCTGGAAGCTGGCTGCCCAGGGTACACAGGCTCTCCACTAACTTGCACTCTGATGCTGGAAGGGTTCCACCACCTGGTCGTTGCCTTCTCACCCAGGCGGGTTCTGTGTCTGTTGCTGTCATACTAGAAAGACCTTGTTTTGCACCCACACAAGCCCACAGGATAAGACTTGGGGGCCTCACTAGGCTCCCCTGtgagacatttttttccctcctgcaCTGCCCCCTTGAATACATCTGCTAGCCCTTTGTCTTATCAAACAGTAAAATTGGCTGTTTTCCtttggtgtacagttctatgacTTTTCACGCAGGCATGTGGAGATCTGCATAGCCCCAGGCAGGGCACAAGACAGCTCCTTCACCCCACAAGACTCCCTCGTGCTGTCCTTTCACTGTGTCACACCTTCAACCTACccataacccctggcaaccactaatctgttctctatcactacatttttgtcttttcaaaaacgTAATGTAGATGGAATCATATGGCATGTCACCTTCTAAGACTTCTCGAAATCAGCAGAATGTCTCAGATTCATCTAGGTTGTTGTGTGTATCACAGGTCgtttctctttattgctgagtggtgTTCCACTGGATGGATGCACCACAGCCTGTTCATCCAgtcacctggggaaggagatCTGGGTGCTTTCCTGCTTCTGGCTATCACAAACAAAGCAGCTATACACACTTGCACATGGGTTTTTGTGTGGCTGTACATTCGCATTTCCCTAGGGGAAATGCCCAGAATTTGCACTGCTAtgtcatatggtaactccatgtttaactttataagttGTCAAACCGTATTCCAGAGAGCCTGTACAATTTGGCGTTCCCAGCAGCGACATGCGAGTATCCCAGTCCCTCTGCATCCTccccagcacttggtattgtgcTTTTTATCTTCGCCATTCTGATCAGCACACTGCAGCACCTCATCCTGGTTTCTATTTGTCTTTCCCTAAAGGGTAGTGATgtccttttcatgtgtttattcacCAGATGTATATCCTCTTTGTGAactgtctgttcaagtcttttgtcaatttttaaattagcttGTTTGGTTTTCacttttgagttttgagagttctttacatgttttgaATACAAGTCCTTGgccagatatatgctttgcaaatattttctccttgtcggtGGCCtgtgttttcattaatttcatttcaattttgagCTTCTTTTATGTACCATGTTGTTGGCATCATTTCCAGGAACTCTTCACATAAGCCCAGGTCCAAagatttcctcctgttttcttctaaaagttcttttgttttacattttatttttagaccTATGACTTGAGTTGGTATATGATTTTTAATCCTCCTGAGTAGTTGGAGCTCCTGATGATAGGTTTTGCTGTAAAGTCTATGCACAGCCTTTTCCATGTGTCCCTAAAACACTTCTGCAATCAGACTCTCATACAGTGGCATGCCCCTCGTGGGTGGAATGTTAGTGACCATAACGGCTTCACTTGGTCTCTCTTGATCACTGTGAGAAACATGCAATCAGATTGCTTCATGTGCTGCAACTTGCACAGGATTAGGGCTGGAAAAATCCCTCTGTTCACCTACAGAAAACATTCAAAattcccaatctttttttctgattgtacCTTACACTAAAATTTTGGTCTTATCCAGATTGGTCTCCTCCAAATCATAACAGAAAGTTTTGAACCCAATTACTATTCTCCAGATACAGCACCCTGAAGACATAGAATGGGtgcctgaaaaatattttttattatgaatgttaTATCAAAGACTTTGGGCAGACCTCATGAGTCTTGTCTTTATAATGGAGGTGACACATGTCCCCTTATTTTCATTCCTGTcaccaaatgctttcttttttaattttgtttttttaaaaggtaaaccATGTTCATTACAGAAAATGTCTTGTATGAAAAAGTACACATCAAGCAACGGCAGGGGGAACACAAACTACCAGCAAGAGCTCACCCCCTAAAGGCACTGTAACTCTTCCACCTTTGTTATCATCATCTTTCTACGCATTAATAGTTGAAACCATACTGTATTCTTAATTTGCAGCTcgccatatatacatatatatgtatgtatgtatgtatctatccatccatccatctatctatgcACAGTCAATTTTAACCAAACACCCACTAACCGAAGCCACAGGTTACAAGCATGACTTAGACCTCACCCCTGGCAGGAGTGTCAAGTGGCACAACTTTTTGAAAAGCAAGTTGGCAGTGCAGTTTGTATTTCAAAATCTCAAAAAG
This window encodes:
- the TMEM185A gene encoding transmembrane protein 185A, which produces MNLRGLFQDFNPSKFLIYACLLLFSVLLALRLDGIIQWSYWAVFAPIWLWKLMVIVGASVGTGVWARNPQYRAEGETCVEFKAMLIAVGIHLLLLMFEVLVCDRIERGSHFWLLVFMPLFFVSPVSVAACVWGFRHDRSLELEILCSVNILQFIFIALRLDKIIHWPWLVVCVPLWILMSFLCLVVLYYIVWSVLFLRSMDVIAEQRRTHITMALSWMTIVVPLLTFEILLVHKLDGHNAFSCIPIFVPLWLSLITLMATTFGQKGGNHWWFGIRKDFCQFLLEIFPFLREYGNISYDLHHEDNEETEETPVPEPPKIAPMFRKKTRVVITQSPGKYVLPPPKLNIEMPD